The genome window ACATCAATTGTAAATAGTCAACAATAATAAGGTCTAAAGCTCCTTTTTCACGCTTAACTTTACGACAACGGCTGGCTAAGTCTATGATGCTTATACCTGGTGAATCATCTAAAAGAAGTTTATCGGTTTGAAATGAAGCTGCTTCTGGATAAAGGCGACCAAGTTCATCACTGGTCATTTTCCCATCCCGAAATTTATGAGATTCAATTTTAGCTGCAGTTGCGAGCATTCTTTGCATAAGTTGTGAATTGCTCATTTCAAGGCTGAAAAAAGCTACGGTCTTTTGATGATAAAATACTGCATTAGCAGCAAAATTTAAGGCTAGAGAGGTTTTTCCCATTGCTGGTCGAGCCGCTAGTATAATTAAGTCAGAAGGTTGGAATCCGGCGGTAATTTTATCAAGATCAGAAAAACCGCTAGGAATTCCTGTAATTTTTCCTGGATTTTGAAAAATCTTTTCTAAATCAAGAATGGTTTGGCGTACTACCTGAGAAGAAGGAATTAGTCCTGTTGTTATTCTTGATTCAGCTAATTGAGTAAATTTTGCTTCAGCAAAACTAAGAAATTCTTCTACATTTGCCCCTGCTACTTTTTTTCCCTTGACCACTATTTCAGCACAAGCCTCAATTATGAGCCTAAGTTCCCAATATTTCTTTACTTCATCTAGCCAGTACCCAAGAAGTTCAGGCCGAGCATTAAACTCTAAAAGTCTTCTGACTCCTTCAAGATCTCCAACTTTTAAATTATCTCCTTTTTCTCTAAGTTTTCCATAAACTAAAGTAACATCGGCGGGCTTATTTTCAGCAA of Pigmentibacter sp. JX0631 contains these proteins:
- the dnaB gene encoding replicative DNA helicase, translated to MTTTPQFTHSITGLPHSREAEQAVLGTILTTPSSIFGYTDKLIPEYFFDPQHKFIVTAMRELVAENKPADVTLVYGKLREKGDNLKVGDLEGVRRLLEFNARPELLGYWLDEVKKYWELRLIIEACAEIVVKGKKVAGANVEEFLSFAEAKFTQLAESRITTGLIPSSQVVRQTILDLEKIFQNPGKITGIPSGFSDLDKITAGFQPSDLIILAARPAMGKTSLALNFAANAVFYHQKTVAFFSLEMSNSQLMQRMLATAAKIESHKFRDGKMTSDELGRLYPEAASFQTDKLLLDDSPGISIIDLASRCRKVKREKGALDLIIVDYLQLMSAHGTGKGSQSREREISIISMGLKSLAKELNCPVIALSQLNRGLEQRPDKRPRPSDLRESGSIEQDADQIMFVYRDEVYNKETPDKGIAEVIIGKNRHGSIDTVKLAFQSSFTSFHNLARFDN